In Simplicispira sp. 125, one DNA window encodes the following:
- a CDS encoding M61 family metallopeptidase, protein MANARSTAAAAVHYRIEAPDPHQHLFHVTLTVARPAAQQELALPVWIPGSYLVREFSKNLQNLQARQGRQALALQQLDKHRWMATCQPGKPLVLHYEVYACDASVRTAWLDAARGFFNATSLCLRAEGHTEQPCTIDILTPENIATSAQWSCATALFPLKVDAWGFGRYRADDYDTLADCPVEMGAFWSARFTAGGVPHRFVVAGAAASFDGKRLLADTRKICEAAIRLWHGEGKPPFKNYLFMLNVVDDGYGGLEHRNSTALICARRDLPRSTAPAVGEGYTTLLGLISHEYFHAWNVKRLRPAEFTRYDYAQENYTQLLWFFEGFTSYYDDLLLRRAGLIDPASYLKLLTKTIQQVLQTPGRTLQTVAQASFDAWVKFYRQDENTPNATVSYYTKGALVALCLDLALRAEGHCTLDDVMRALWQRCAGGPMDEATLRAVLHELGGRPFDTEIDAWVHGTGELPLEALLAAQGITLKPEAAQPAQRLGLRVTENAAVQIKTVLRGSLAERAGMAAGDEWIGIEVQGQGWRIAKLDDIALYAGAETAVTALVARDRRLLRLPLTLAHPPAKSSKGRKSAAQPAMADTVSLSITDAARATRWLDGL, encoded by the coding sequence ATGGCCAACGCACGCTCCACCGCCGCTGCTGCGGTGCACTACCGCATCGAAGCGCCCGACCCACACCAGCACCTTTTCCACGTCACGCTGACCGTGGCCCGCCCTGCAGCGCAGCAGGAACTGGCGCTGCCTGTCTGGATACCGGGAAGCTACCTGGTGCGCGAATTCTCCAAAAATCTGCAGAACCTGCAGGCCCGCCAGGGCAGGCAGGCGCTGGCGCTGCAGCAACTGGACAAGCACCGCTGGATGGCGACGTGCCAGCCCGGCAAGCCGCTGGTGCTGCACTACGAGGTGTATGCCTGCGACGCCTCGGTACGCACCGCCTGGCTGGACGCTGCGCGCGGCTTCTTCAATGCCACCAGCCTGTGCCTGCGCGCCGAGGGACACACCGAACAGCCCTGCACCATTGACATTTTAACTCCTGAAAATATAGCTACCAGCGCACAGTGGTCGTGCGCTACAGCCCTTTTTCCTTTAAAAGTGGATGCCTGGGGGTTTGGCCGCTACCGTGCCGACGACTACGACACACTGGCCGACTGCCCGGTGGAAATGGGCGCCTTCTGGAGCGCGCGTTTCACTGCCGGTGGCGTGCCGCACCGCTTTGTGGTGGCAGGCGCCGCAGCGTCTTTTGACGGCAAGCGGCTGCTGGCCGACACGCGCAAAATCTGCGAGGCCGCCATCCGCCTCTGGCACGGCGAGGGCAAGCCGCCGTTCAAAAATTACCTGTTCATGCTCAACGTGGTCGATGACGGCTATGGCGGGCTGGAGCACCGCAACTCCACGGCCCTGATCTGCGCCCGGCGCGACCTGCCGCGCAGCACCGCGCCTGCGGTGGGCGAGGGCTACACCACCCTGCTCGGCCTCATCAGCCACGAGTACTTCCACGCCTGGAACGTCAAGCGCCTGCGCCCCGCAGAGTTCACCCGCTATGACTACGCGCAGGAGAACTACACACAGCTGCTCTGGTTTTTTGAAGGCTTCACCAGCTATTACGACGATCTGCTGCTGCGCCGGGCCGGGCTCATCGACCCTGCCAGCTACCTCAAGCTGCTGACCAAAACCATCCAGCAGGTGCTGCAAACGCCGGGCCGCACGCTGCAGACCGTGGCCCAGGCCAGCTTTGACGCCTGGGTCAAGTTCTACCGCCAGGACGAGAACACCCCCAACGCCACCGTCAGTTACTACACCAAGGGCGCACTCGTCGCCCTGTGCCTGGACCTTGCGCTGCGCGCCGAGGGCCATTGCACGCTGGACGATGTGATGCGCGCCTTGTGGCAGCGCTGCGCGGGCGGCCCCATGGACGAAGCCACCCTGCGCGCCGTGCTACACGAACTGGGCGGCCGCCCCTTTGACACGGAGATCGACGCCTGGGTGCACGGCACCGGCGAACTGCCGCTGGAGGCGCTGCTGGCGGCCCAGGGCATCACGCTCAAACCCGAAGCCGCCCAGCCCGCCCAGCGCCTGGGCCTGCGCGTGACAGAAAACGCGGCAGTGCAGATCAAAACCGTGCTGCGCGGCAGCCTAGCCGAGCGCGCCGGCATGGCCGCCGGCGATGAATGGATCGGCATCGAAGTGCAGGGCCAAGGCTGGCGCATTGCCAAGCTCGACGACATCGCGCTGTATGCCGGGGCAGAGACGGCCGTCACGGCCCTGGTCGCCCGCGACCGGCGCCTGCTGCGACTGCCCCTGACGCTGGCCCATCCGCCCGCCAAGAGCAGCAAAGGCCGCAAGAGCGCCGCACAGCCCGCCATGGCCGACACCGTGTCGCTCAGCATCACCGACGCAGCCCGCGCCACGCGCTGGCTCGATGGTCTTTGA
- a CDS encoding FAD-dependent monooxygenase, whose amino-acid sequence MAQSFDICIRGAGVVGRTLALLLARERLNVALVANTAPAPEAADVRAYALNAASRALLESLRSWPDAVHATPVTHMRVRGDQEGEVHFDAAAQGVPALAWIVDVPALEARLQDAVRFQPQVELVQAPVPAALTVVCEGRASRTRSELGAEFDITPYPQHAIAARMACEKPHGQVARQWFSPDGSILAFLPLEGEGGSTVAVVWSVAPPLAAELLALEADTFAQRMQAASQDALGALTLASERATWPLQQAQARHWCGTLPTNPAAAWVLAGDAAHNVHPLTGQGLNLGLGDAQALAQVLGGRDAWRSVSDLRLLRRYERQRKTALAPMGLATDGLHQLFSRPQGPWQMLRNWGMKGFDHSGPLKDWMAHQAMGTR is encoded by the coding sequence ATGGCGCAATCCTTTGACATCTGTATCCGTGGCGCGGGCGTAGTCGGCCGCACCCTGGCACTGCTACTGGCCCGCGAGCGGCTGAACGTGGCCCTCGTCGCCAACACCGCACCGGCACCAGAGGCAGCCGATGTGCGGGCCTATGCCTTGAACGCGGCCTCGCGCGCGCTGCTGGAATCGCTGCGCAGCTGGCCCGACGCCGTGCACGCCACGCCGGTCACGCACATGCGGGTGCGGGGTGACCAGGAGGGCGAGGTGCACTTTGACGCCGCGGCCCAGGGCGTACCGGCCCTGGCCTGGATTGTCGATGTGCCCGCGCTGGAGGCCCGCCTGCAGGACGCCGTGCGCTTTCAGCCGCAGGTGGAACTGGTGCAGGCCCCCGTGCCGGCCGCGCTCACCGTGGTGTGCGAGGGCCGTGCCAGCCGCACCCGCAGCGAACTGGGCGCCGAGTTCGACATCACGCCCTACCCCCAGCACGCCATTGCCGCGCGCATGGCTTGCGAAAAACCGCACGGCCAGGTGGCCCGGCAATGGTTTTCGCCGGACGGCAGCATCCTCGCCTTTCTGCCCCTGGAGGGCGAAGGCGGCAGCACCGTGGCGGTCGTCTGGTCTGTAGCGCCGCCGCTGGCTGCCGAACTGCTGGCCCTGGAGGCCGATACCTTTGCGCAGCGTATGCAGGCGGCCAGCCAAGATGCGCTGGGCGCCTTGACGCTGGCCAGCGAGCGCGCCACCTGGCCGCTGCAGCAGGCCCAGGCGCGCCACTGGTGCGGCACCCTGCCGACCAACCCTGCAGCCGCGTGGGTGCTGGCGGGCGACGCCGCACACAACGTACACCCGCTGACGGGCCAGGGCCTCAACCTGGGCCTGGGCGACGCCCAAGCGCTGGCCCAGGTGCTAGGCGGGCGCGATGCCTGGCGCAGCGTGTCTGACCTGCGCCTGCTGCGCCGCTACGAGCGCCAGCGCAAGACGGCCCTGGCGCCCATGGGCCTGGCCACCGATGGGTTGCACCAGCTTTTTTCACGCCCGCAGGGCCCTTGGCAGATGCTACGCAACTGGGGCATGAAAGGCTTTGACCACAGCGGCCCTCTGAAAGACTGGATGGCCCACCAGGCCATGGGAACGCGCTGA
- a CDS encoding enoyl-CoA hydratase, whose product MAYEVIEVRTEAEKVGIITLNRPKQLNALNDQLMDELGQALKAFDANDKIGCIIITGSERAFAAGADIGAMAKYSFADAYKGDYITRNWETIRSIRKPVIAAVSGFALGGGCELAMMCDFIIAADTAKFGQPEIKLGVIPGAGGTQRLPRAVGKAKAMDMALTGRMMDAPEAERAGLVSRVVPFEKMMEEALGAALVIADFSQIAVMAAKESVNRAFESGLSDGVMFERRLFHALFATSDQKEGMDAFVNKRKAQFQHL is encoded by the coding sequence ATGGCCTACGAAGTCATTGAAGTCCGCACCGAAGCTGAAAAGGTCGGCATCATCACCCTCAACCGTCCCAAGCAGCTCAATGCGCTGAACGACCAGCTCATGGACGAGCTGGGCCAGGCCCTCAAGGCCTTTGATGCGAACGACAAGATAGGCTGCATCATCATCACCGGCAGCGAACGCGCCTTTGCCGCCGGGGCCGACATCGGTGCCATGGCCAAATACAGCTTTGCCGATGCCTACAAAGGCGACTACATCACGCGCAACTGGGAAACCATCCGCAGCATCCGCAAACCCGTCATCGCCGCCGTGAGCGGTTTTGCGCTGGGCGGCGGCTGCGAGCTGGCCATGATGTGCGACTTCATCATCGCTGCCGACACAGCCAAGTTCGGCCAGCCCGAGATCAAGCTGGGCGTGATTCCGGGCGCCGGTGGCACCCAGCGCCTGCCGCGCGCCGTGGGCAAGGCCAAGGCCATGGACATGGCCCTGACTGGCCGCATGATGGACGCCCCGGAGGCCGAACGCGCAGGCCTGGTCAGCCGCGTCGTGCCTTTCGAGAAAATGATGGAAGAAGCCCTGGGCGCCGCCCTGGTCATTGCCGATTTTTCGCAGATCGCCGTGATGGCGGCCAAGGAGTCGGTGAACCGCGCGTTCGAAAGCGGCCTGTCCGACGGCGTGATGTTCGAGCGCCGCCTGTTCCACGCCCTGTTCGCCACCAGCGACCAGAAAGAAGGCATGGATGCTTTCGTGAACAAGCGCAAGGCGCAGTTCCAGCATCTTTAA
- a CDS encoding tyrosine-type recombinase/integrase produces MPPNHLETRMDAGDAAAPHAPKSPARRGISDAALRAAKPTSKPYKLFAGNGLYLEVKPNGAKHWRWKYRLLGKENRVALGSYPKLPLREAREAMEAARKLVEQGKHPAQQKRLDRIKLGLEHSNTFDIIAREWVRLRDWQDVTKSRRLNMLERVVFPHVGALPVSQVEPAHVLDILRRADANNGNSVMCEAKRTMSAIFEFAVSTLRAKVDPVYPVRKALPANKTQHKRPLSFEEVGALLNAVEGHGGYYQIQAAFFLMWLTLARPSEVIEAEWCEFDLDQALWRIPAQRMKKRKEHLIPLPTQAVALLRSLSTLTGNRCHVFPHRDDRRKPMVTASFRQMLKALGWAGKFSPHATRTTGSTRLNEMGFSPDWIERQLAHDEPNVVRRTYNHADYFKDRATMMQRWADLLDEARMKACRATGQ; encoded by the coding sequence ATGCCCCCAAACCACCTCGAAACCCGCATGGATGCTGGCGATGCAGCCGCTCCCCATGCCCCCAAAAGTCCGGCCCGGCGCGGCATCAGTGATGCAGCCCTTCGCGCTGCCAAGCCCACCAGCAAGCCTTACAAACTCTTTGCAGGCAACGGGCTTTATCTGGAAGTCAAGCCCAATGGAGCCAAGCACTGGCGTTGGAAGTACCGCCTTCTTGGCAAAGAGAACCGCGTAGCCCTCGGGAGCTATCCGAAGCTGCCCCTTCGTGAAGCGAGAGAGGCTATGGAGGCTGCTCGCAAGTTGGTGGAGCAGGGCAAACATCCAGCACAGCAAAAGCGCCTGGATCGCATCAAGCTGGGGTTGGAGCACTCCAATACCTTCGACATCATTGCCCGCGAGTGGGTGAGGCTGCGGGACTGGCAGGACGTCACCAAGTCACGCCGGTTGAACATGCTGGAGCGCGTTGTTTTCCCCCATGTAGGGGCGTTACCTGTTAGCCAAGTGGAACCCGCGCATGTGCTCGATATCTTGAGACGTGCGGACGCAAACAACGGCAATAGTGTGATGTGCGAGGCGAAGCGCACCATGTCTGCCATCTTCGAGTTTGCTGTCTCCACACTCAGAGCCAAGGTTGATCCGGTCTACCCAGTCCGCAAGGCCTTGCCTGCCAACAAGACCCAGCACAAGCGGCCTTTATCTTTCGAGGAAGTGGGAGCACTGCTGAACGCGGTGGAAGGTCACGGCGGCTACTACCAAATCCAGGCCGCATTCTTCCTCATGTGGCTGACTCTGGCCCGCCCATCCGAGGTGATCGAGGCCGAATGGTGCGAGTTCGACTTGGATCAAGCGTTATGGCGCATCCCGGCGCAGAGGATGAAAAAGCGCAAGGAGCACTTGATTCCATTGCCGACCCAAGCCGTCGCATTGCTGCGCAGCCTGTCCACGCTCACGGGGAATCGATGTCATGTCTTCCCCCACCGGGACGACAGGAGAAAACCAATGGTGACGGCATCGTTCAGGCAGATGCTGAAGGCCTTGGGCTGGGCAGGCAAGTTCAGCCCGCATGCCACGCGCACCACAGGTAGCACGCGGCTCAACGAAATGGGCTTTTCCCCGGACTGGATCGAACGTCAGCTAGCCCACGACGAGCCGAACGTTGTGCGCCGTACCTACAACCACGCGGACTACTTCAAGGACCGGGCCACCATGATGCAGCGATGGGCGGACCTGCTGGACGAGGCTCGGATGAAGGCTTGCCGGGCGACTGGGCAATGA
- the ychF gene encoding redox-regulated ATPase YchF: MSLQCGIVGLPNVGKSTLFNALTKAGIAAENYPFCTIEPNTGVVEVPDPRLQQLAEIITPERIVPAIVEFVDIAGLVAGASKGEGLGNQFLAHIRETDAIVNVVRCFEDDNVIHVAGRVDPISDIEVIQTELCLADLSTVEKALNRYSKAAKSGNDKEAAKIVALLTPIQAALDQGLPARSVPVSKEDLPLLKPFCLITAKPAMFVGNVSEDGFENNPLLERLKEYAAAQNAPVVAICAKMEAEMAEMSDEDRDMFLAEMGQDEPGLNRLIRAGYKLLGLQTYFTAGVKEVRAWTIHVGDTAPQAAGVIHGDFERGFIRAQTIAFDDFIHYKGEQGSKDAGKMRAEGKEYIVRDGDVLNFLFNV, encoded by the coding sequence ATGAGCCTCCAATGCGGCATCGTGGGCCTGCCCAACGTCGGCAAGTCCACCCTCTTCAACGCGCTGACCAAGGCCGGCATCGCCGCCGAGAACTATCCCTTCTGCACCATCGAGCCCAACACCGGCGTGGTCGAGGTGCCTGATCCGCGCCTGCAGCAACTGGCCGAAATCATCACGCCCGAGCGCATCGTGCCGGCCATCGTCGAGTTTGTGGACATCGCCGGCCTAGTGGCCGGTGCCAGCAAGGGCGAAGGCCTGGGCAACCAGTTTCTGGCCCATATCCGCGAGACGGACGCCATCGTCAATGTGGTGCGCTGCTTCGAGGACGACAACGTGATCCACGTGGCGGGCCGCGTGGACCCAATCTCCGATATCGAAGTCATCCAGACCGAGCTGTGCCTGGCCGACCTGAGCACGGTAGAGAAAGCGCTCAACCGCTACAGCAAGGCCGCCAAGAGCGGTAACGACAAGGAAGCCGCCAAGATCGTCGCTTTGCTTACCCCCATCCAGGCAGCGCTCGACCAGGGGCTGCCTGCGCGCAGTGTGCCGGTCAGCAAGGAGGACCTGCCCCTGCTCAAGCCGTTCTGCCTCATCACGGCCAAGCCCGCGATGTTCGTGGGCAATGTGAGCGAAGATGGCTTCGAAAACAACCCGCTGCTGGAACGCCTGAAGGAGTACGCGGCTGCGCAGAATGCCCCTGTGGTCGCCATTTGCGCCAAGATGGAGGCCGAAATGGCCGAAATGAGCGATGAAGACCGCGACATGTTCCTGGCCGAGATGGGGCAGGACGAGCCGGGCCTGAACCGCCTGATCCGCGCTGGTTACAAGCTGCTGGGGCTGCAGACCTATTTCACTGCCGGGGTGAAGGAAGTGCGTGCCTGGACTATCCACGTGGGCGACACTGCGCCGCAAGCCGCTGGCGTGATCCATGGCGACTTCGAGCGGGGCTTCATCCGCGCCCAGACCATCGCTTTCGATGATTTCATTCACTACAAGGGCGAGCAGGGCTCCAAAGATGCAGGCAAGATGCGCGCTGAAGGCAAGGAATACATCGTGCGCGATGGCGATGTGCTGAACTTCCTGTTCAACGTCTAA
- a CDS encoding MOSC N-terminal beta barrel domain-containing protein: protein MAFNSNADLSGAVARLFIYPVKSCAGIEVHEALLTETGLEFDRAWMLVDEQGAFLTQRAVPRMALIRPRIARDQGALLLQAPGLGELRVPLATDVAPPHTPVVVWKDTVPAWDMGDEAARWLTAFLGQPCRLVRFDPAQRRLSSTDWTSGRAVPNQFSDGFPLLLTSTASLQELNTRLQAAGQPAVGMERFRPNVVIDGVQAHDEDRLELLRIDVGAAQVQLQPVKPCARCPIPNIDPATAESSPAVGDMLRSYRQDRRLGGAVTFGMNAIVCQGAGQVLRVGQAVAADLCFD, encoded by the coding sequence GTGGCCTTCAATAGCAACGCTGATCTCTCGGGCGCCGTGGCGCGCCTTTTCATCTATCCCGTCAAGTCCTGCGCGGGCATCGAGGTGCATGAGGCCCTGCTGACCGAAACCGGCCTGGAGTTCGACCGCGCCTGGATGCTGGTGGATGAACAGGGCGCGTTTCTCACACAGCGCGCCGTGCCCCGCATGGCGCTGATCCGGCCCCGCATTGCGCGCGACCAAGGGGCGCTGCTGTTGCAGGCTCCCGGTCTGGGTGAATTGCGCGTGCCCCTGGCAACCGATGTGGCCCCGCCGCACACCCCGGTGGTGGTCTGGAAAGACACCGTGCCGGCCTGGGACATGGGCGACGAAGCCGCCCGCTGGTTGACCGCCTTTTTGGGCCAACCCTGCCGCCTGGTGCGCTTCGATCCGGCGCAGCGGCGCCTGTCCAGCACCGACTGGACCAGCGGGCGCGCGGTGCCCAACCAGTTCAGCGACGGTTTTCCCCTTCTGCTGACCAGCACGGCCTCGCTGCAGGAACTCAACACACGCCTGCAAGCCGCAGGCCAGCCCGCGGTGGGCATGGAACGCTTTCGGCCCAATGTGGTCATCGACGGCGTGCAGGCGCACGATGAAGACCGTCTGGAGCTGCTGCGCATTGACGTCGGCGCTGCCCAAGTGCAGCTGCAGCCGGTCAAGCCCTGTGCGCGCTGCCCCATTCCCAATATCGACCCGGCCACGGCTGAGAGCAGCCCCGCCGTGGGCGACATGCTGCGCAGCTACCGCCAGGACAGGCGGCTGGGTGGCGCTGTCACTTTTGGCATGAACGCCATCGTGTGCCAGGGAGCCGGCCAGGTGCTGCGCGTGGGGCAGGCCGTTGCGGCCGACCTGTGCTTTGACTGA
- a CDS encoding helix-turn-helix transcriptional regulator: MHTPHYSVLRTRLVELREAKGITQAEVAAKLGKPQSYVSKYERGERRLDIIELIAVANALGVDPVQLFAELMSQKPLLDKLESVFYRGDIK, translated from the coding sequence ATGCATACGCCCCATTACAGCGTTTTGCGAACTAGATTAGTTGAACTGCGGGAAGCCAAGGGTATTACTCAGGCCGAGGTGGCTGCAAAGTTGGGTAAACCTCAGAGCTATGTATCGAAATATGAACGTGGCGAGCGACGTCTAGACATCATCGAATTGATTGCCGTCGCTAATGCCTTGGGCGTTGACCCCGTACAGCTATTCGCGGAACTGATGAGTCAAAAACCTTTGCTGGATAAATTGGAAAGTGTATTTTACCGAGGAGATATTAAGTGA
- a CDS encoding DsbC family protein: MQLIPSLLAAAALTLGFSATAQEAAIRKTLAERIPQMEKIDEVQPTAMSGLYEVRIGTDIFYTDAKGNYLIQGELIDTRARRNLTEDRINKLSAVDFAALPFKDAFTIVRGDGKRKVAVFEDPNCGYCKRFERDMQNVDNVTVYLFLYPILSPDSAEKSRNIWCAKDRTTAWEDYMVRDKTPAAATCDTSALQRNLAFGKKYKITGTPTLIFADGSRVPGAIPAKDVEKRLGESAASN; this comes from the coding sequence ATGCAACTGATCCCCTCCCTGCTCGCCGCCGCCGCACTGACCCTGGGTTTTTCCGCCACCGCCCAGGAAGCCGCCATCCGCAAGACACTGGCCGAGCGTATTCCGCAAATGGAAAAGATCGACGAGGTACAGCCTACGGCCATGTCGGGCCTGTACGAAGTGCGCATCGGTACGGACATTTTCTACACCGACGCCAAGGGCAACTACCTGATCCAGGGGGAGCTGATCGATACCCGGGCGCGCCGCAACCTGACGGAAGACCGCATCAACAAGCTCTCGGCGGTGGATTTTGCAGCGCTGCCGTTCAAGGACGCCTTCACCATCGTGCGCGGTGACGGCAAGCGCAAGGTGGCGGTGTTTGAAGACCCCAACTGCGGCTACTGCAAGCGCTTCGAGCGCGACATGCAGAACGTGGACAACGTCACCGTCTACCTGTTCCTCTACCCCATCCTCAGTCCCGACTCGGCCGAGAAATCGCGCAACATCTGGTGTGCCAAAGACCGTACGACCGCGTGGGAGGACTACATGGTGCGCGACAAGACCCCGGCCGCCGCCACCTGCGACACCAGCGCACTGCAACGCAATCTGGCTTTCGGTAAAAAATACAAAATTACGGGCACGCCCACGCTGATTTTTGCCGATGGCAGCCGCGTGCCCGGCGCCATCCCGGCCAAGGACGTCGAAAAACGCCTGGGCGAGTCCGCCGCCAGCAACTGA